In the Candidatus Electrothrix sp. GW3-4 genome, one interval contains:
- a CDS encoding response regulator, translating into MQNSTSVGIKQLRLWCAAAVLSWSLLLTGSLSLYVKHEWQSVEFIGKKIGLTAVNKDYIYELWNAHNGGIYAPVNDKNQPNPYLIGFTDRDIVTPSGKKLTLINPAHMTRQAYQLEQEIYGIGGHITSLDAVRPENTPDDWEKAALLSFTQGEKEASVVMKQGDKTLMRVMMPAITQETCIQCHMRKGDQVGDIRGGISITFPIDGIIELFHKQFKTSALYHLLIYLIGITGLVLFYVQTSRQMKKRAAIEKQLRRQTEEWQNTFDAIPDIITLQDSEMRIIRANRATYEFFQTTSEEIIGTTCYSLFQQGATICPSCPGVHSRLDDYQHCSTLEHKFLENFFHICSAPVLDEQGQFQYLVYIARDITDKKKLEEELFQARKMEAIGTLAGGIAHDFNNILAAILGYTEIIKLSLPAASPLENDLNQIVLAGNRATDLIKQILTFSRKKKQQKKELEIDQTVKEAVKMMRSSLPTTIDIQEDIDEQCGIVLADRTNIHQIILNLFTNGFHAIGNKQGTLKISLKPITLSPERVADRPMPPGSSVKLTVQDNGQGIDKITMSRIFDPYFTTKEQGAGTGLGLAVIHGIVEDCNGFIEVESVTGQGTAFHVYLPTQHKKTGGKRQGKRQEIPHTPLPEGSERILFVDDEVDITHINRSLLSSLGYKVTIATQSLKALEIFQQDPNAFDLLITDHTMPKLTGSDLARSVLQLRPDLPIILCTGYTAAFSEQEALELGIKKYLIKPLSTKELAKIVREVLDNEA; encoded by the coding sequence ATGCAGAATAGCACAAGTGTCGGGATCAAACAACTTCGTCTCTGGTGCGCAGCAGCCGTCCTCTCCTGGTCACTCCTTCTGACCGGTTCCCTCAGCCTGTATGTGAAACATGAATGGCAAAGTGTAGAATTTATCGGCAAGAAGATAGGCCTGACCGCTGTCAACAAAGACTATATTTACGAGTTATGGAATGCCCATAACGGCGGGATCTACGCCCCGGTGAATGACAAAAATCAGCCAAATCCCTATTTGATTGGTTTTACGGACAGAGATATTGTCACGCCAAGCGGAAAAAAACTCACGCTGATCAATCCAGCACATATGACCCGTCAGGCATATCAGCTTGAACAGGAGATATATGGGATCGGTGGTCATATCACCAGTCTTGATGCGGTTCGACCAGAAAATACACCAGATGACTGGGAGAAAGCAGCCCTCCTTTCCTTTACCCAAGGCGAAAAAGAGGCCTCCGTGGTAATGAAACAAGGCGATAAGACCTTAATGCGGGTCATGATGCCAGCAATTACGCAAGAGACCTGCATCCAATGCCATATGCGAAAAGGCGATCAAGTCGGTGATATTCGCGGCGGAATCAGTATAACCTTTCCCATTGACGGCATTATTGAGCTCTTTCATAAACAATTCAAAACAAGTGCCCTGTATCATCTTTTGATTTATCTGATAGGAATAACAGGCCTGGTGCTCTTTTATGTGCAAACAAGCAGGCAAATGAAAAAACGGGCAGCTATTGAAAAACAATTACGGCGCCAAACAGAAGAATGGCAAAACACCTTTGACGCCATTCCAGATATTATCACCCTTCAGGATAGTGAGATGCGCATTATCCGGGCGAATCGGGCAACATATGAATTCTTTCAGACAACCTCAGAAGAGATCATTGGCACCACCTGTTACAGCCTGTTTCAACAAGGAGCGACTATCTGTCCGAGCTGCCCAGGAGTACACTCCAGGCTTGACGACTACCAACATTGCAGCACGCTTGAGCATAAATTCCTGGAAAATTTCTTTCATATCTGCTCAGCCCCTGTTCTGGACGAACAGGGGCAGTTCCAGTACCTTGTCTATATCGCCCGCGATATAACAGATAAAAAAAAGCTGGAGGAAGAACTTTTTCAGGCCCGAAAGATGGAAGCCATTGGTACCCTGGCAGGGGGCATTGCCCATGACTTCAATAATATTCTGGCTGCAATCCTCGGATATACAGAAATAATCAAACTCTCTCTGCCAGCGGCCAGTCCTCTTGAAAACGATTTAAACCAAATCGTTCTTGCGGGCAATCGAGCAACCGATCTTATTAAGCAGATCCTTACCTTTAGTAGAAAAAAGAAACAGCAAAAAAAAGAGCTCGAAATCGACCAGACCGTCAAAGAGGCTGTCAAGATGATGCGATCCTCTTTGCCAACAACCATAGACATACAAGAGGATATAGACGAGCAATGCGGCATTGTCCTTGCTGATCGAACCAATATCCATCAAATCATCTTGAATCTCTTCACAAACGGTTTTCATGCCATCGGCAATAAGCAGGGCACCTTAAAGATCAGTCTGAAGCCGATAACGCTCTCTCCTGAACGTGTTGCTGATAGACCCATGCCACCAGGATCTAGTGTAAAACTGACTGTGCAGGACAACGGCCAGGGAATCGATAAAATCACCATGAGCCGTATTTTTGATCCCTATTTCACAACCAAGGAGCAGGGAGCAGGAACAGGCTTAGGATTAGCCGTTATTCACGGTATTGTGGAAGACTGCAACGGCTTTATTGAGGTTGAAAGCGTTACCGGGCAAGGAACCGCCTTTCATGTCTATCTGCCGACCCAACATAAGAAAACAGGGGGAAAGCGCCAAGGAAAGCGCCAAGAAATCCCTCACACACCGCTACCCGAGGGGAGTGAACGAATCCTCTTTGTTGATGATGAGGTGGATATCACCCATATCAATCGCTCCTTGCTCAGCAGCCTGGGTTACAAGGTGACCATTGCGACCCAAAGCCTCAAGGCGCTGGAAATATTCCAGCAAGATCCGAACGCCTTTGACCTGCTGATTACAGACCATACCATGCCGAAACTCACCGGGAGTGATCTTGCCCGCTCTGTCCTGCAACTGCGGCCGGATCTGCCTATTATCCTCTGCACAGGCTACACAGCTGCCTTTTCCGAACAAGAGGCCCTTGAGCTTGGTATTAAAAAATATCTTATCAAGCCCTTATCCACCAAGGAACTGGCAAAGATTGTCCGGGAGGTGCTTGATAATGAGGCCTGA
- a CDS encoding M48 family metallopeptidase has protein sequence MNPYLIFILIVLVGGYLLNLVVSFLEIRSLQPELPTEFRDVYDKEKYRRSQSYTKVTTRFSLIQDAVTLMLTLVFILADGFNMVDLLARSVGWGAISTGLLFTGMLLFFSFLLGLPFSLYSTFVIEERFGFNKTTAKTFVLDLLKGVVLAIIIGGPLLAAVLWFFEITGHMAWAFCWLAVTLFTFVLQFLAPVLIMPLFNKFTPLEDGVLKEGITAYAAQQDFAIQGIYTMDGSKRSTRLNAFFTGFGRFRRIVFFDTLIEKLQPQEIIAVLAHEMGHFKHKHIQKMMGISILQTGLLFFILSLFLGNEQLFAAFGMEHISVYAGLVFFGFLYAPISMLLSIFFHIYSRRNEYQADTWALNTTADQGEGLINGLKKLCVHNLSNLTPHPLNVFLHYSHPPVLQRIEAIRRVAQEKEAAPCQAGAKI, from the coding sequence ATGAATCCATACCTTATTTTTATTCTTATCGTCCTGGTGGGCGGGTATTTGTTAAATCTGGTCGTGTCTTTTCTTGAGATACGTTCTCTGCAACCTGAGCTGCCCACAGAGTTTAGAGACGTCTATGATAAGGAGAAATATCGCAGGTCGCAGAGCTACACCAAGGTGACAACCAGGTTCTCCTTGATACAGGATGCTGTCACCTTGATGCTTACCCTTGTCTTTATTCTTGCAGATGGATTTAATATGGTTGATCTGCTGGCCCGCAGTGTCGGCTGGGGAGCAATCAGCACGGGGCTGTTGTTTACAGGGATGCTTCTGTTCTTTTCCTTCCTGCTGGGGCTCCCGTTTTCTCTGTATTCCACCTTTGTTATTGAGGAGCGATTTGGTTTTAACAAGACCACCGCCAAAACCTTTGTCCTTGACCTGCTCAAGGGAGTCGTGTTGGCCATAATTATAGGGGGGCCGTTGCTTGCTGCGGTGCTCTGGTTCTTTGAGATCACTGGTCACATGGCCTGGGCTTTTTGCTGGCTGGCGGTTACCCTGTTTACCTTTGTTCTCCAATTTCTGGCACCGGTCCTGATCATGCCCCTGTTTAACAAGTTTACCCCCTTGGAAGACGGGGTCTTAAAAGAGGGCATTACTGCGTACGCAGCCCAGCAGGATTTTGCCATTCAGGGCATCTACACCATGGATGGCTCCAAACGTTCTACTCGGCTGAATGCCTTTTTTACCGGCTTTGGCCGCTTTCGTCGCATTGTCTTTTTTGATACCCTGATTGAAAAATTACAGCCTCAGGAAATAATAGCGGTCCTGGCCCATGAAATGGGGCATTTTAAGCACAAGCATATCCAGAAGATGATGGGTATCTCCATTCTCCAAACAGGGCTTCTGTTTTTCATCCTTTCTCTGTTTCTCGGTAATGAGCAGCTCTTTGCCGCCTTTGGCATGGAGCATATCTCGGTCTATGCCGGTTTGGTCTTTTTCGGTTTTCTCTATGCTCCGATTTCCATGTTGCTCTCCATCTTTTTTCATATCTATTCGAGAAGAAATGAATATCAGGCCGATACCTGGGCCTTGAACACAACAGCGGACCAAGGAGAAGGGTTGATCAATGGTCTGAAAAAACTCTGTGTCCATAACCTGTCCAACCTGACCCCACATCCCTTGAATGTCTTTCTTCATTACTCCCATCCCCCGGTGTTGCAACGGATTGAGGCCATCCGACGGGTTGCACAGGAAAAAGAAGCTGCACCTTGTCAAGCAGGCGCCAAGATATGA
- a CDS encoding DUF2786 domain-containing protein: MTSIRIREAAQQAWLEQLVHEFKTICFQYRVQLRLPIFELSAAKQQLGCWISAQRILRISEHLIVSSSWDVVLMVLKHEMAHQLCSEYFRLQHAGHGQEFQKACQLLGVSAPYNRATGDLDEVIAEPSGCKQTAEGRRIIRRINKLLRLAGSENEHEAALAMQRATELLHRHNRAMSALGNPPDCVRLSLRTGKKQIPSWRKAICRILRDYFFVEVIFSSLYDAQRQESYKTIELLGRSENVPVAEHCYYFLQQQLESLWKRNRQRFQGNARTAKNSYYLGLLHGFAQKLAEQAGNIVQEKTPQGNENREGAKTAGELIISKDGQLQGFVGFHFPRLQTRSVQAVRIHQYPYEEAVAAGKDIILHRSLTEKKQGGKDRLISC, encoded by the coding sequence ATGACGAGCATAAGAATTCGTGAGGCTGCTCAGCAGGCATGGCTTGAACAACTGGTCCACGAGTTCAAAACGATCTGCTTTCAGTATCGTGTCCAGCTTCGTCTCCCGATCTTTGAGCTATCAGCAGCTAAGCAACAGCTTGGTTGCTGGATTTCAGCTCAGCGTATTCTCCGTATCAGTGAGCACCTTATTGTCTCGTCTTCCTGGGATGTGGTCCTGATGGTGCTGAAGCATGAAATGGCACATCAGTTATGCAGTGAATATTTTAGGCTCCAGCATGCAGGTCATGGGCAGGAGTTTCAAAAGGCCTGCCAGCTGCTCGGTGTTTCTGCGCCCTATAACCGCGCTACCGGTGATCTGGATGAGGTCATTGCTGAGCCTTCGGGCTGTAAGCAGACAGCAGAGGGCAGGAGAATTATCCGGCGGATCAATAAACTGCTCCGCCTTGCTGGCTCAGAGAATGAGCATGAGGCGGCCCTTGCCATGCAGCGGGCGACTGAACTGCTTCATCGACATAATAGGGCAATGTCCGCCCTGGGCAATCCTCCAGACTGTGTTCGGCTCTCTCTCAGGACCGGGAAAAAACAGATCCCCTCTTGGCGAAAGGCCATCTGTCGGATTCTGAGGGATTATTTTTTTGTGGAGGTGATTTTTTCTTCGCTCTATGATGCGCAGCGCCAGGAGTCCTATAAGACCATAGAGCTGTTGGGACGTTCGGAAAACGTGCCTGTTGCTGAGCATTGCTATTATTTTCTACAACAACAACTGGAGTCGTTATGGAAGAGGAACCGACAGCGGTTTCAGGGGAATGCCCGAACAGCAAAAAACAGTTATTACCTTGGGCTCTTGCATGGGTTTGCACAAAAGCTTGCTGAGCAGGCCGGGAATATAGTGCAGGAAAAAACACCACAGGGTAATGAAAACAGAGAGGGTGCAAAAACAGCTGGAGAGCTTATTATCAGCAAAGATGGTCAGTTGCAGGGTTTTGTAGGCTTTCATTTTCCCCGCCTGCAAACCCGCTCTGTCCAAGCAGTGCGTATTCATCAGTATCCCTATGAGGAGGCCGTTGCTGCTGGCAAGGATATTATCCTTCACCGGAGCCTGACCGAGAAAAAACAAGGAGGAAAGGATCGGTTAATTTCATGCTAA
- a CDS encoding ATP-binding protein encodes MTAIAQGVRRVLIIDDNPEIHNDIKKILQPTTASDDFDALLSDITGKAAAKAHQTMILVDSAFQGDEGVKMVRQARMEDRPYALAFVDMRIPPGPDGLQTLKKLQMEDDRLQYIIITAFSDYSWQDISDALVSKDNLLIIKKPFESIEIRQSASALLEKWHIAMEREHILAALAMQRDMLEDQVRERTAELDRKNVLLEKEVEERKKNEEEIRQHRNMLEEEVARRSARIVEQNNFLHTVINSLPHPFMVVNTVDYTVAIANKAGRAGGSGVPRGEKCYQCLHGLPHPCHEIGLPCPLQEVLWHDEPALFEQSISDPQGNERILEVYTSPVASQQERGEKKQIIEYCIDITRRKKLEANFLKNSKMGLVATLAGGIAHDFNNLLMAIIGNIELAAMNIPPEHNACGFLDDATEASDQAKVLTHKFLLFSNFDPPARQAVPLGELITTSCLAVLAGSNIVQEFHFAQDLWMGYIDPSQLDLALRELFCNALEAMGTEGLLILTAENIIRSGQVHPEKTKGKYVRITLRDQGVGIDHKDLVNVFDPYFSSKVRGNGKGMGLGLTIASSIIHQHQGYIDIESIPGKGTTVYIELPAETE; translated from the coding sequence ATGACAGCAATCGCACAAGGGGTTCGGCGGGTTTTGATTATTGACGATAACCCGGAGATTCATAACGATATAAAAAAAATTTTACAACCAACGACTGCGTCTGATGATTTTGACGCCCTGCTTTCGGATATTACCGGTAAGGCCGCTGCAAAGGCGCACCAGACGATGATCCTGGTGGATTCTGCCTTTCAGGGAGATGAGGGGGTCAAGATGGTTCGGCAGGCGAGGATGGAAGACCGGCCCTATGCCCTTGCCTTTGTTGATATGCGGATCCCTCCTGGGCCTGATGGGTTGCAGACGCTCAAGAAATTGCAAATGGAAGATGATCGGCTTCAATATATTATTATAACAGCATTTTCTGATTATTCCTGGCAGGATATCAGTGATGCGTTGGTCTCCAAAGATAATCTCCTGATTATAAAAAAACCTTTTGAATCCATAGAAATACGTCAGAGTGCCAGTGCTCTTCTTGAAAAATGGCATATTGCTATGGAACGGGAGCATATCCTTGCTGCCCTGGCCATGCAGCGTGATATGCTGGAAGATCAGGTGCGGGAGCGAACCGCTGAGCTGGATCGAAAAAATGTTCTGCTGGAAAAAGAGGTTGAGGAGCGAAAAAAAAACGAAGAAGAGATACGGCAGCATCGAAACATGCTGGAAGAAGAGGTGGCCAGGCGAAGTGCCCGGATTGTTGAGCAGAATAATTTTCTCCACACCGTGATCAATTCCCTGCCTCATCCCTTTATGGTGGTGAATACTGTTGATTATACAGTCGCTATTGCTAATAAGGCGGGCCGGGCTGGAGGCTCTGGCGTTCCCAGAGGGGAGAAATGTTACCAATGTCTACACGGGTTGCCTCATCCCTGTCACGAGATCGGTCTTCCCTGTCCCTTGCAGGAGGTCCTCTGGCATGATGAACCGGCATTGTTTGAGCAGAGCATCTCTGACCCTCAGGGAAATGAGCGCATTCTGGAGGTTTATACCTCTCCCGTGGCGTCTCAACAGGAGAGGGGTGAAAAGAAGCAGATCATAGAATATTGTATTGATATCACTCGTCGCAAGAAACTCGAGGCGAACTTTCTGAAAAATAGCAAGATGGGATTGGTTGCCACCTTGGCTGGAGGTATTGCCCATGACTTTAATAATCTCCTGATGGCCATTATCGGCAATATTGAGCTTGCAGCCATGAATATACCGCCTGAGCATAATGCGTGTGGATTTCTCGATGATGCAACTGAGGCCTCTGATCAGGCAAAGGTGTTGACCCATAAATTTCTGCTGTTCTCAAACTTTGACCCACCTGCCCGTCAGGCTGTTCCTCTTGGTGAGCTGATCACCACCAGCTGTTTGGCGGTACTTGCTGGCTCGAATATTGTTCAAGAATTTCATTTCGCGCAGGATTTATGGATGGGGTATATTGATCCAAGCCAGTTGGATTTGGCCCTGCGTGAACTCTTTTGTAATGCCCTGGAAGCGATGGGAACAGAGGGGCTACTTATCTTGACTGCTGAAAATATAATCCGTTCCGGGCAGGTGCATCCTGAAAAAACCAAAGGGAAATATGTCAGGATAACCCTCCGGGATCAAGGTGTTGGTATAGACCATAAGGATCTTGTTAACGTCTTTGACCCCTACTTCTCAAGCAAAGTGCGAGGAAACGGCAAAGGCATGGGGCTGGGATTGACCATTGCCTCCTCAATCATCCATCAGCATCAGGGCTATATAGATATTGAGTCAATCCCAGGAAAAGGAACTACTGTATACATTGAACTTCCTGCGGAAACAGAGTGA